Proteins from one Bombyx mori chromosome 25, ASM3026992v2 genomic window:
- the LOC101739817 gene encoding integumentary mucin C.1 isoform X2 — protein sequence MINEMHRPSVALLILVILAGLSSNAQGQSVVCPAVRTSSGWLDLFPLPCRKHSECRVMSKQHVCCNGFCTKGIKATAAIQSTTPVQVLSSVVEPSSTSTSTSTSTTTSTSTSTTTTTTTTTTTPSTTSSTTTTTTTPPPPPPPPTTTTTTEASLPFLQLLPIQIPEATTALAKAPAKTGKTQKLVCPKRGTAPVILFPIPCDNNAQCRASSGPDQVCCDKRCVKGVPAPRPTSAPQTHQPLLGVVPRECPAAPLGELLFEVQSCKTDSDCWPRICCPDGTRSYCRTARARLDLVPIANQIDGPVRMLEQYLQCTPPPQYDVFPQRCSSSVDCFPNLCCAEGGKKHCRPPQRSLLALLAGVTQRVGSTIVNFRQSQANANTV from the exons CACAGGGACAATCTGTGGTGTGCCCTGCAGTGCGTACCAGCAGTGGATGGCTGGATCTATTCCCGCTACCCTGTAGAAAGCACTCAGAATGTCGCGTGATGAGCAAGCAACATGTTTGCTGCAACGGTTTTTGTACTAAGGGTATAAAAGCCACAGCAGCAATACAAAG CACAACCCCCGTTCAGGTCCTGAGTAGTGTAGTCGAGCCTAGTAGTACAAGCACAAGCACGAGCACAAGCACAACAACTAGTACAAGCACTTCTACCACAACTACCACGACAACGACTACAACGACTCCGAGTACCACCAGCTCGACAACAACGACAACGACGACACCaccgcctccgcctccgccgCCGACCACCACCACCACAACGGAAGCGTCGCTACCTTTCCTACAGCTGTTACCTATACAGATACCTGAAGCTACCACGGCGCTAGCAAAGGCCCCAGCTAAAACAG GAAAAACACAAAAGCTGGTGTGTCCGAAGAGGGGAACAGCGCCTGTCATTCTGTTCCCGATTCCGTGCGACAACAATGCCCAATGCCGAGCCAGCAGCGGGCCAGACCAAGTTTGTTGCGATAAACGTTGCGTCAAAGGTGTGCCCGCCCCACGGCCGACGTCGGCGCCGCAGACTCACCAGC CATTACTTGGAGTGGTACCTCGAGAATGTCCTGCGGCACCACTGGGTGAACTCTTGTTCGAAGTGCAATCGTGCAAGACTGATTCAGATTGCTGGCCTCGTATATGCTGTCCCGACGGCACCCGCTCCTACTGTCGGACGGCACGAGCTCGCCTTGACCTGGTGCCCATCGCTAACCAGATAGATGGCC cGGTACGAATGTTGGAGCAGTATTTACAATGTACACCGCCACCTCAATACGACGTGTTCCCTCAACGCTGTAGCTCCAGCGTGGATTGCTTCCCGAACTTGTGTTGCGCGGAGGGTGGCAAAAAACATTGCAGGCCGCCACAAAGAAGTCTTCTTGCATTGCTGGCCGGAGTTACGCAG AGAGTTGGTTCAACAATAGTAAACTTCCGACAATCTCAAGCGAATGCGAATACTGTGTAA
- the LOC101739817 gene encoding uncharacterized protein LOC101739817 isoform X1, which yields MINEMHRPSVALLILVILAGLSSNAQGQSVVCPAVRTSSGWLDLFPLPCRKHSECRVMSKQHVCCNGFCTKGIKATAAIQSTTPVQVLSSVVEPSSTSTSTSTSTTTSTSTSTTTTTTTTTTTPSTTSSTTTTTTTPPPPPPPPTTTTTTEASLPFLQLLPIQIPEATTALAKAPAKTGNSVTSDFDVNYSHTRNIGSVYEYNVDYSSAGKTQKLVCPKRGTAPVILFPIPCDNNAQCRASSGPDQVCCDKRCVKGVPAPRPTSAPQTHQPLLGVVPRECPAAPLGELLFEVQSCKTDSDCWPRICCPDGTRSYCRTARARLDLVPIANQIDGPVRMLEQYLQCTPPPQYDVFPQRCSSSVDCFPNLCCAEGGKKHCRPPQRSLLALLAGVTQRVGSTIVNFRQSQANANTV from the exons CACAGGGACAATCTGTGGTGTGCCCTGCAGTGCGTACCAGCAGTGGATGGCTGGATCTATTCCCGCTACCCTGTAGAAAGCACTCAGAATGTCGCGTGATGAGCAAGCAACATGTTTGCTGCAACGGTTTTTGTACTAAGGGTATAAAAGCCACAGCAGCAATACAAAG CACAACCCCCGTTCAGGTCCTGAGTAGTGTAGTCGAGCCTAGTAGTACAAGCACAAGCACGAGCACAAGCACAACAACTAGTACAAGCACTTCTACCACAACTACCACGACAACGACTACAACGACTCCGAGTACCACCAGCTCGACAACAACGACAACGACGACACCaccgcctccgcctccgccgCCGACCACCACCACCACAACGGAAGCGTCGCTACCTTTCCTACAGCTGTTACCTATACAGATACCTGAAGCTACCACGGCGCTAGCAAAGGCCCCAGCTAAAACAG gCAACAGCGTAACAAGTGATTTTGACGTAAATTATTCTCATACACGCAACATTGGTTCGGTTTACGAGTATAACGTGGATTACTCGAGCGCAGGAAAAACACAAAAGCTGGTGTGTCCGAAGAGGGGAACAGCGCCTGTCATTCTGTTCCCGATTCCGTGCGACAACAATGCCCAATGCCGAGCCAGCAGCGGGCCAGACCAAGTTTGTTGCGATAAACGTTGCGTCAAAGGTGTGCCCGCCCCACGGCCGACGTCGGCGCCGCAGACTCACCAGC CATTACTTGGAGTGGTACCTCGAGAATGTCCTGCGGCACCACTGGGTGAACTCTTGTTCGAAGTGCAATCGTGCAAGACTGATTCAGATTGCTGGCCTCGTATATGCTGTCCCGACGGCACCCGCTCCTACTGTCGGACGGCACGAGCTCGCCTTGACCTGGTGCCCATCGCTAACCAGATAGATGGCC cGGTACGAATGTTGGAGCAGTATTTACAATGTACACCGCCACCTCAATACGACGTGTTCCCTCAACGCTGTAGCTCCAGCGTGGATTGCTTCCCGAACTTGTGTTGCGCGGAGGGTGGCAAAAAACATTGCAGGCCGCCACAAAGAAGTCTTCTTGCATTGCTGGCCGGAGTTACGCAG AGAGTTGGTTCAACAATAGTAAACTTCCGACAATCTCAAGCGAATGCGAATACTGTGTAA
- the RpS29 gene encoding small ribosomal subunit protein uS14, giving the protein MGHANIWYSHPRRYGQGSRSCRSCSNRHGLIRKYGLNICRQCFREYAHDIGFKKLD; this is encoded by the exons atgGGCCACGCAAATATTTGGTATTCTCACCCTCGCAGATACGGACAAGGATCTCGGTCATG ccGATCCTGCTCCAACAGGCATGGCTTAATCCGCAAGTACGGTTTGAACATATGCAGACAGTGCTTCAGAGAGTATGCTCATGACATAGGATTCAAGAAG ctGGACTAA
- the LOC101739817 gene encoding uncharacterized protein LOC101739817 isoform X3, whose translation MSKQHVCCNGFCTKGIKATAAIQSTTPVQVLSSVVEPSSTSTSTSTSTTTSTSTSTTTTTTTTTTTPSTTSSTTTTTTTPPPPPPPPTTTTTTEASLPFLQLLPIQIPEATTALAKAPAKTGNSVTSDFDVNYSHTRNIGSVYEYNVDYSSAGKTQKLVCPKRGTAPVILFPIPCDNNAQCRASSGPDQVCCDKRCVKGVPAPRPTSAPQTHQPLLGVVPRECPAAPLGELLFEVQSCKTDSDCWPRICCPDGTRSYCRTARARLDLVPIANQIDGPVRMLEQYLQCTPPPQYDVFPQRCSSSVDCFPNLCCAEGGKKHCRPPQRSLLALLAGVTQRVGSTIVNFRQSQANANTV comes from the exons ATGAGCAAGCAACATGTTTGCTGCAACGGTTTTTGTACTAAGGGTATAAAAGCCACAGCAGCAATACAAAG CACAACCCCCGTTCAGGTCCTGAGTAGTGTAGTCGAGCCTAGTAGTACAAGCACAAGCACGAGCACAAGCACAACAACTAGTACAAGCACTTCTACCACAACTACCACGACAACGACTACAACGACTCCGAGTACCACCAGCTCGACAACAACGACAACGACGACACCaccgcctccgcctccgccgCCGACCACCACCACCACAACGGAAGCGTCGCTACCTTTCCTACAGCTGTTACCTATACAGATACCTGAAGCTACCACGGCGCTAGCAAAGGCCCCAGCTAAAACAG gCAACAGCGTAACAAGTGATTTTGACGTAAATTATTCTCATACACGCAACATTGGTTCGGTTTACGAGTATAACGTGGATTACTCGAGCGCAGGAAAAACACAAAAGCTGGTGTGTCCGAAGAGGGGAACAGCGCCTGTCATTCTGTTCCCGATTCCGTGCGACAACAATGCCCAATGCCGAGCCAGCAGCGGGCCAGACCAAGTTTGTTGCGATAAACGTTGCGTCAAAGGTGTGCCCGCCCCACGGCCGACGTCGGCGCCGCAGACTCACCAGC CATTACTTGGAGTGGTACCTCGAGAATGTCCTGCGGCACCACTGGGTGAACTCTTGTTCGAAGTGCAATCGTGCAAGACTGATTCAGATTGCTGGCCTCGTATATGCTGTCCCGACGGCACCCGCTCCTACTGTCGGACGGCACGAGCTCGCCTTGACCTGGTGCCCATCGCTAACCAGATAGATGGCC cGGTACGAATGTTGGAGCAGTATTTACAATGTACACCGCCACCTCAATACGACGTGTTCCCTCAACGCTGTAGCTCCAGCGTGGATTGCTTCCCGAACTTGTGTTGCGCGGAGGGTGGCAAAAAACATTGCAGGCCGCCACAAAGAAGTCTTCTTGCATTGCTGGCCGGAGTTACGCAG AGAGTTGGTTCAACAATAGTAAACTTCCGACAATCTCAAGCGAATGCGAATACTGTGTAA
- the RpS29 gene encoding small ribosomal subunit protein uS14 isoform X1, whose amino-acid sequence MGHANIWYSHPRRYGQGSRSCRSCSNRHGLIRKYGLNICRQCFREYAHDIGFKKVIMHILFLFI is encoded by the exons atgGGCCACGCAAATATTTGGTATTCTCACCCTCGCAGATACGGACAAGGATCTCGGTCATG ccGATCCTGCTCCAACAGGCATGGCTTAATCCGCAAGTACGGTTTGAACATATGCAGACAGTGCTTCAGAGAGTATGCTCATGACATAGGATTCAAGAAGGtaataatgcatattttatTCCTGTTTATTTAA
- the RpS29 gene encoding small ribosomal subunit protein uS14 isoform X2 codes for MGHANIWYSHPRRYGQGSRSCRSCSNRHGLIRKYGLNICRQCFREYAHDIGFKKMPRRA; via the exons atgGGCCACGCAAATATTTGGTATTCTCACCCTCGCAGATACGGACAAGGATCTCGGTCATG ccGATCCTGCTCCAACAGGCATGGCTTAATCCGCAAGTACGGTTTGAACATATGCAGACAGTGCTTCAGAGAGTATGCTCATGACATAGGATTCAAGAAG atgCCCAGAAGAGCTTAA